The DNA window ATTTAATTGATTGAGAGTTAATAGTGACTCAGATAGCCTATCCATCTTCAATTAACTATTAACTTAATTAAGGTGACATAATTAAATAGTGGTAGCAGTACATAGGGGTAGTGGTAGCTTTGTGTttaaggtagttgacttgtaattggCAGGGTACTGGTTCAAGtcccgccactgttgggcccttaagCAAGggccttaacccttaattgctccaGTTGttctcactcataattgtaagtcgctttggataaaagcatcagctaaatgctgttaatgtaaataaagtCAGTCCAGCTATAGTCCAATCCATTAATAGAAAAGTGTTAACAGTTTATGGAAGAACTGAACGATAGTAAATATATTAGGTGTTAACAAACTATAGGTAAGTATACATGTCCAAAAGAgataaaaacaaggaaataatGAAGTtgttaggggtgtgtgttggtggtgatTGGCTTCACAAGTTACATTGTGTTATTTGTTCAATTATTACAGCAAGAAATGTTGCAGTTGGAAGGCTCTTTGttagaaaatgtacatttccatTGACAGCATTTaccagatgctcttatccagaacgacttacaaaaagtactagagtttgttagtgaACAAgaagcagtcaacatcagtgcagggtcagggtcagtggtcatttaaatattccacaaatagatgggttttcagtctgcatttgaaaaatgGTAGGGGAATCATCTTTTCAAAGTTTTTGTCCTTGATAGTGTAACTGTCTctgaattttttaattaatcatctCGAATCATCAACTCATAAACAATAAGGCTGGTTTGACATTTCTGTGAAATAAAAGGCTTTAGATGGCTTTTAGAATAGGATTTGGTGGAATGACCTCTTCATGGTATATTGCCATTGATACTGATTTCTTTCTATTTCACAATTTCTAGATAATCCATTATACTAAAGAATGATGGACTTAAATTTTTCCCTTTAAGTTCTGTTGGAAGTTCTGTTCCTTTTAAGGTCCTTCTGTGGGCCTATACTGACCTATACTGACCTTGACTTGTCAACTGTTTTATTAGCACTTGTACACTTAGGCCAATTTAGTCTATGTTCCTCATCTTTATATAAAACAGGCTCATTGTATTAACTGGTGTGGATAAtgtctttataaaaaaaaagtactgcATAGAAATAATCTAATACAAGGACTGTTTTAATGCTGAAGTGAAAGAACTTTGTAGTTACAGATGTAAATTTCTATTAGCTAGTCAGCTAATGGTAGTTAGTTAGGTAACTACTAAAAAGAAACTAAGTATCATTATTTTGCTGATTGGTGATATTTCAGTAATGgtaatgtttaataaaactgttaaaaactTGTGTGAATGTGGTTTTCTGCTTTGTGATgtactgcattaaaaaaaatgctgcagTTCTAAGAGCATATGTAAAAGGCTTGATCTTATGTTATGTGATTTGTCATATAAATATCAACAATTCCAAATTCCTAACCCTCATTATTGAAAACTACATTGGAAATGTTACATTGATATTGCCTGTTGTGTAATGAAGTGTAAGATTTTAAGATAAAGGTAAGCGAGTAACCAATTATGCATACACTGATGatttactctctttctctctcgctctctatctatctatctatctatctatctatctatctatctatctatctatctatctatctatctatctatctatctatctatctatctatctatctatctatctatcttttaACAAACCTACCAAGGTGTCCATTCTTCCTTTTTGAGTCCCTGTTAAGGATGCAGTTTCTGCACTAGCCTGGGGGAAAATTAGAAAATTGAAATATTactattaaatattttcttcatAAAGAAATAATCCATTCCAAGCTTTGTGCCTTTCATCTTATTTTCATTGCTTacaaacattaaattattttatcttttgtttgttaCGTTTTGGACACAAAATGAACATATTTAACATGGTAGTATGGCAATAATGACATGTACATAGTGAAGTAAAAACAAATACTTTAAGTAGTTTTGTGAGTCTTACTAGCATGGTTTACAATTGTAGTGTGCTATCTAAATAATCTGCAAGACATAGCCTCTCTTCCTTTCTACAAGGCAATGCCTTGGGGTAATAAGatcatagaaaatgttttaaatgttttattgcctCACATGTATTTGTGGTTTAAGAATTGTACATTGCAGATGAATTGTATTGCAGACACTTCTAGAGTTGGACTAACTGTGTAGTACACACTTTATCATTGCTAAAGAATAGCTACTGGCTGCATAAGCTTGCACTACAtgtacaccccccacccccccacacacacacaaatgcacactctTGGTCAAGCTACATTTGCATTGCATATCTTAGTTTGCATATGACCTGACTGATGATTAACTTTGCAGAGTTCCTTAGTTATTTATGCTAGTTTATGTTAGTTTTGTGCAGTTCAGTAAGTCTGTTTGCAAGGCATAGGAcaccacacaaatgtaaaaatcagaTATCACTGTAATTGTGTAAGGTACACTGTTTGTATATTCAACATGTATAATTCACCTACATTTTAATACTCACAAGTATGGTTACATTACATAGTCGCATAAATACATCCACGtctggtggtgttttgttttgatttgctttgtttgctaGCATATGTCAGTTCTGCAGGTTTTGAAATTCCTGCAAATGTATGACGTTTGAAGGGATTATAATTTACgtttaaaaaaacccacttcTACTGTGGCTAGAATTGCGCGGGTACATGTATCCTATTCTTAAcgtatttaaaacatttacacttGTTTCCTAAATCTATGCATGaagtatattttgtgcattatgTGCAAAGCACTGGACATGctatgttgcatttttaaatagtttacaGAGATGTCGGTCTATTTTGTAAGGTTGCTTAAAAAgctacatttacagttttaataaaaaactaattataaaagaaaaatttaatctttttaaCCTACGAAACTATCTCCtattaaaaactattaaaaagtTCAAATGTATATGCAGTAGCTAAAATGGTTATTTAAAACGATTCTTCTATCATTAGTAATATGTTAAATAGCCTATTATTGATAGAAGAAAAGGCGTTTTAGATAACCGTTGACGCATACTCTTGTGCTATAACGTACGTTTTTTATGTAGATTATAGTAATTGCAATGTCACCATTCTTTAAGTGATCGGTTTTTGACCTATTATTCGATTcacgctcgtgtgtgtgtagtgtaatccTAAAGAACTGTGGTGAATGTCCACATTTCAAGTGACACCTCTGTACACACCTTAAATTGTTGAGTGTGAGCAGAGTTCCTTGCACTAGTTAAGCTTTGTATATTAAGGATTTCAAGTGAAGCATGGCATTTTTGactattgtgtttgtttacttttgaacTGTTGTGACGACAGATCGTTATGTCTCATCTGAGTTGTTGGAGTATCTTTCCGAATTGATGTATGGaattaaacaaactgaatatgTTCATTAGTGGTTTATTTGCTAGAATCAAGAGCGCCGACTAGTGGCCTACAGTTAGCCAAAGGCTGTTCTTAAATTGCTACATcataatgaaaaagaaattaatatcTTAATTTAACAAAGCGAACATCATCGATCACTATTTGAACTATTTTCTACAGGTATctacagaaaaataatttgatatTGTTAATTTACACTATTGTTTACTTTCCTAGCTATTTCTGTGAAGTATGGAGCTATGTGGAGTCAGGCACGTCATCCTAATCATTAAATTGCCGCTGAATGTCACCAAAACAATTCTGGTCGTTTGTAAAATCGAAGCAGTATTGTTGATGCCAGATGTGCACAAGCCTGTCGGGCTAACCTTTGGTAAATATGGGTCAGCAAACAAGTTTGACTGGAAAGATGGACAAACATTTGACTAATAATGTCTGTTTGTATGACATTAAGACATGCTATTTTCGTCACAAAGAAGgttatgtgcttttgtttactaATGCCATTATTAACTACAAACAAAGACCCCGCCACACCACCCCATCCCCCATGAGTACAGTGTTTTAATGAAGGTGCCTCATTAGATATGGAAGTAAATAGTCTTTCCAGATGTGACTGGTCCTTCATAGTTTTAAGAATGAGTACAGTGTAATGTCCAGTGTGAAATACTGCAATGCGTTTTACATGTACCTTCGTCAACACACCCGGTTTAAACTTTGCGTTCGCTTGCATCAATCCACCAGAAGTTAGCAGTAGTTTATCCCCACAATGAGAGGAGTCGCTGTGGATTCGGAGGCGGAGAGAGGTTCATTCAAATCCTTACCCGGTCCTATAAAAAGGCAAGTTCAGTACACTAGATCCAAACAGCTGAGGATCTGGACCGGCTCAGGACGCATAGTGGATTGATCGGATTAGGCGAGTGCACTTGGCAGCATATTAGGCAACATGAATACATTCAAGGCGCTGAAAAACGCATTTGTATGTCTTATCTTGTTGCCACGCTTCCTCGTCGCGGCGCTTATGCTGTGGTTTCttgattttttgtgtgtaaggAAAAGGGTGTTACTTCAAACAAGGGACCAAGAAGACAGCATCGACGACCCTCCGCTCTGTGTCTCCGACTCCAACCGGATGTTCAGCTGGGAGTCGCTCAAAGCTGTCTGGCATGGTCATAAACTAGACTTTTTGAAATCGGCGCACCTTGGCTATGAAGCACCCAACAGTGAAGTTGTGCAGCTTGAAGACTCCAAAAGGAGCAGGATTCTTGAGTATGCGAAAGGCAAGAGGCCACTGATTTTAAATTTTGGCAGTTGTACCTGACCGCCGTTTATGACACGCCTGAAGGCGTTTCAGCAGGTTATAAAGCAGTACGCTGATATAGCAGACTCCTTACTTGTATATATTGAAGAAGCGCATCCGTCTGATGGATGGGTGAGTTCTGATGCCCCTTACCAAATTCCCAAACATCGCTGTCTTGAGGACCGATTAAAAGCTGCGAAGCTAATGAACCAAGAGGTACCAGGGTGTTTGATCGTCGCCGACAGCATGGATAACTCATCGAATGCCGCATATGGAGCTTATTTCGACAGACTTTACATCCTACAGGAAGGAAAGATTGTTTACCAAGGTGGCAGAGGACCAGAGAGATATCGAATCTCTGAGTTGAAGAATTGGCTTGATCAGTACAGAAACCATATAAATGATTCTATAAACGTTGTTATTCACGTGTAACTGAAAGTTTGTAGAGAGAAAAGGCTGCTATCTCGGAGGAAAACCAGGTCAGCTCTTTTTCAAGAGGACAGTTTCATAAAAGAGTTTTGAAAATGATTTTCCTTTAACTCCTGGGCATATTTTTCGTAGGTTGTTCTACTTAATGTGACGTTTTCCCCAAATGTGGCGAATAGTTTATGTGTACAAAAGTGTCTGTAGGCTAGTTGTCATCTCCGAGTATAGTGCTTATCGAAGCGCACGAGTCAAGGCGCGCGAGTGAGTTACCTTCACTCTGTTGTCCTTTCGTATTGTTGTGAAGGCCggtttttaaaaggtttctaACCAGAAAACCGACactgatatttttaaatacGTGAGGAAATGGAAGTGATTAATGTATGTTCCCACCCACAAATCACATTGTAAATAATTCCTTTTTATCAAACACATTTCTAATAAAACGTCTAATATAAGTATCTTGTGGAAGATATTTCATTATCATTCAGGTTAGATTTGTTTCCTATTACTTTGTTGCGATAATGATTAGATTATGCGTCAGGTAACCAATTTACGATTGTCCTAATCGTTGATGTTTCTCTTATTTTACGCACCTTACTCCCATCACGCACGCTCATGAGCGCGCGCACAAAAAAGTACAACTTATTTTATGGGATTTCTGTAGTCTGATGAAAGTAGCCTTTTCACATAGTAAAAGCGATCAAAACCCTTCACGTCCCCCAGAGGTTTAGCCAGGTGTCATAGACGTGTAccgaaaaaaagaaataaagctCTGTTAATCCGAATGCTCCATATTATTGGGTCCACGGTACTAATATTACAGGTCACGTGGCTTGCTAAACCCTGATTCCATGTCTACTGAACAAAACTGATGTATTCCTGCGTTTGTAGCaaacttttatttcattcataacattgttgaataaattaaaaaaaaaattttttgatAGTCAAGTTCTCATGAAATCACTTATTGAATGTTTAATGGCCAATGAACTTTATTTTTATCAGCCCTTCAGTTCATGGGTTAGAGTTGCTCTTTTTTCATCAGTGAGCAAATCTACCACTGTCACTGTTTTAAGATTAGCTCTTATAATGAATTGTCCTTTTCAAATTtaggttttcatttttcttcatataCAGTGTCCATTTTCTTGGCCTTACCTATGCTGCTGGAGACATTATAAGATACACAGAACATGTATCACTGAAAAATTGTCTCAAATGATATTGTTCAATCATTACTAGTGTTTTTGGTACTTGAGTAGACAAATAGCTTACGCTTGCTTTATGCTCTTTTGGAGATATGATCAGGATCAAATAAGGCAGTACTCAAATGAGAAACCATCAGTGATCAGTTCAAAATAATTTAACCATACAATAAATGATGTTAAAGATAAAAAGACTGAGCTGTGGGAGATGGATCTTGTATTACTTTGATTCAGGAgacacctccaccccccacatCCCAACCACCACACAAGTATTTAACTCATATTTCAGTGGATATAAAGCCCAGTTTGTGAACACTACATTACATGCTTTTAGATGTTATAATGCTAAGGTTGGCTGTAAGGTAGTCTGAAAGCAAAAAAGAGGCTGTACTTTTAAATTTGCAAATCAGAAATAATGTGTACAGTGTCAGAACAAGATACTCACACTTGAGAAATGTCAAATGTAATCTGCATTTTATCCTGCTGTTTAATGCTGaataaacattatttgtttgtaaatcagctacattttataaaatcttCCAAAATAATTAGTGTTAAACGCTAATATGGATAATATGgatttaaaagtgaaataaaactaTTAATACTACCAATGACGTTGTGTTCATTTTGATTCACGTTTGTCATAGACAGCACATATGTTTACAATATCATGAAACAGTGGGCTTGTTTGTCTCAAATCACAAAATGGTAAACACTGACCATGATCAAGTTATACTTATAATCTTGTAATATACTTATaatatattcttattattattgcctATAATACTTATCTTTGTATTAGAGTTCAGTTgtaataaaagtgaaaaatagtcatttactttaaaatggAGAATGTGTTAAGAGACAATTGATTTTCTTTATAGTATACAGAAATGCTTTAGACAAATGACTTAAGCAAAGTGTTGAATTTTTATGTAGGGAGAATAAAATTGATCATTCTgacaaaaaatttttttttttattatagatCTTTTATTCAGCTCCAGAAAGAATGTTAGATGATTTATCATGGATGTAACAGTAGTCAGACTGGTTCATTGTGCTGCCACCACTACATCAGTCCTTCGGCTGGCATCAGTAAGTTATTACAAGGTCATTTTGCTTGTGCAATTTGGCATGCATGCAGATGTCAGTGCTGTCAGAGGGGAATAAGGGAAGTCAATTTTAGAAAGCAATGCACTTCACAGTTCTGTCTCACACCCAAAGCTATCACTTTTCCTGTTGCCTGGTTACTCTTTACCCTTGTGAGAATGAAAAGCTTTTTTGATTCAATCTTTCCTTCACAAGCCCAGGAAACTCCAAGAGATATTCACCTCCCTATGAATTCATCAATTTatagttttcattcatttctttttttctatatcATCAACATACAGTTACTGGCTTCCAAGATATCTTCAGTTT is part of the Electrophorus electricus isolate fEleEle1 chromosome 13, fEleEle1.pri, whole genome shotgun sequence genome and encodes:
- the dio3a gene encoding iodothyronine deiodinase 3a — protein: MNFSNQKERRKKNNQRKRVLLQTRDQEDSIDDPPLCVSDSNRMFSWESLKAVWHGHKLDFLKSAHLGYEAPNSEVVQLEDSKRSRILEYAKGKRPLILNFGSCTUPPFMTRLKAFQQVIKQYADIADSLLVYIEEAHPSDGWVSSDAPYQIPKHRCLEDRLKAAKLMNQEVPGCLIVADSMDNSSNAAYGAYFDRLYILQEGKIVYQGGRGPERYRISELKNWLDQYRNHINDSINVVIHV